The following proteins are co-located in the Eleginops maclovinus isolate JMC-PN-2008 ecotype Puerto Natales chromosome 23, JC_Emac_rtc_rv5, whole genome shotgun sequence genome:
- the dnd1 gene encoding dead end protein 1 isoform X2, translating into MEGTQTQIQVLEAWLTETGTKLTQVNGQRKYGGPPEVWDGPPPGSQCEVYISQIPLNTYEDVLIPLFRSVGPLWEFRLMMNFSGQNRGFAYAKYSSPYVVRAAVRLLNGHKLESGFCLSVRCSTEKRDLCIGQLPASTEPDQLLQILRVVVEGVERISLQAGLGIEGVSAVVTFSSHYAASMAKRVLVEEFKNRFMLSITVTWQSTMKSITEVPPPSHKFSKRLTPLKWPRHVLRSPQSSPMPPRLDCPPSRDSMGFYRAVGRPAVPQKPPSPSSSLQGHLQSMGSIQSPMALLHELCEALCVGEPHIDLRFSHAGAEGFLYFFYDVSLGGITSAFKGLVMVLPGHNPNATLEEATLEEAQQTAALQVLQKF; encoded by the exons ATGGAGGGGACACAGACACAG ATACAGGTTCTGGAAGCCTGGCTGACTGAAACGGGCACTAAGTTGACTCAGGTGAATGGCCAGAGGAAGTACGGAGGACCCCCTGAGG TGTGGGACGGGCCGCCCCCAGGATCCCAATGTGAGGTTTACATCAGCCAGATCCCGCTGAACACCTACGAGGACGTGCTGATCCCCCTGTTCCGCTCCGTAGGGCCCCTCTGGGAGTTCCGCCTCATGATGAACTTCAGCGGACAGAACCGTGGCTTCGCCTACGCCAAGTACAGCTCACCATATGTAGTTCGCGCTGCTGTCCGCCTGCTGAACGGTCACAAGCTGGAGTCCGGCTTCTGCCTCAGTGTgcgctgcagcacagagaaGAGAGACCTCTGCATTGGACAGCTGCCCGCGAGCACCGAGCCggaccagctgctgcag ATACTGCGTGTTGTGGTGGAGGGGGTGGAGAGGATCTCTCTGCAGGCGGGGCTTGGTATAGAGGGGGTGTCTGCTGTAGTCACCTTCTCATCCCACTATGCTGCTTCTATGGCCAAGAGGGTGCTGGTGGAAG AATTCAAGAATCGATTTATGTTGTCCATCACCGTTACATGGCAGTCTACAATGAAGTCGATCACTGAAGTGCCCCCCCCTTCACACAAATTCTCTAAAAGGCTGACCCCCCTGAAATGGCCACGCCACGTCCTTAGATCTCCACAGTCCTCCCCCATGCCTCCCCGTCTGGACTGCCCTCCATCCAGGGATTCCATGGGATTCTACAGAGCAGTAGGACGACCCGCTGTCCCCCAGAAACCACCCTCTCCCAGCTCCTCCCTGCAGGGTCACCTCCAGTCCATGGGGTCCATCCAATCCCCCATGGCGCTACTGCATGAGCTTTGTGAGGCGCTCTGTGTCGGGGAGCCGCACATTGACCTGCGGTTCAGCCATGCGGGGGCCGAGGGCTTCCTGTACTTCTTTTATGATGTGTCCCTGGGCGGGATAACCTCCGCCTTCAAAGGGCTGGTCATGGTCTTACCGGGACACAATCCCAACGCCACGCTGGAGGAGGCCACGCTGGAGGAGGCTCAGCAGACCGCCGCTCTACAGGTTCTGCAGAAGTTCTGA
- the dnd1 gene encoding dead end protein 1 isoform X1 — translation MEGTQTQQIQVLEAWLTETGTKLTQVNGQRKYGGPPEVWDGPPPGSQCEVYISQIPLNTYEDVLIPLFRSVGPLWEFRLMMNFSGQNRGFAYAKYSSPYVVRAAVRLLNGHKLESGFCLSVRCSTEKRDLCIGQLPASTEPDQLLQILRVVVEGVERISLQAGLGIEGVSAVVTFSSHYAASMAKRVLVEEFKNRFMLSITVTWQSTMKSITEVPPPSHKFSKRLTPLKWPRHVLRSPQSSPMPPRLDCPPSRDSMGFYRAVGRPAVPQKPPSPSSSLQGHLQSMGSIQSPMALLHELCEALCVGEPHIDLRFSHAGAEGFLYFFYDVSLGGITSAFKGLVMVLPGHNPNATLEEATLEEAQQTAALQVLQKF, via the exons ATGGAGGGGACACAGACACAG CAGATACAGGTTCTGGAAGCCTGGCTGACTGAAACGGGCACTAAGTTGACTCAGGTGAATGGCCAGAGGAAGTACGGAGGACCCCCTGAGG TGTGGGACGGGCCGCCCCCAGGATCCCAATGTGAGGTTTACATCAGCCAGATCCCGCTGAACACCTACGAGGACGTGCTGATCCCCCTGTTCCGCTCCGTAGGGCCCCTCTGGGAGTTCCGCCTCATGATGAACTTCAGCGGACAGAACCGTGGCTTCGCCTACGCCAAGTACAGCTCACCATATGTAGTTCGCGCTGCTGTCCGCCTGCTGAACGGTCACAAGCTGGAGTCCGGCTTCTGCCTCAGTGTgcgctgcagcacagagaaGAGAGACCTCTGCATTGGACAGCTGCCCGCGAGCACCGAGCCggaccagctgctgcag ATACTGCGTGTTGTGGTGGAGGGGGTGGAGAGGATCTCTCTGCAGGCGGGGCTTGGTATAGAGGGGGTGTCTGCTGTAGTCACCTTCTCATCCCACTATGCTGCTTCTATGGCCAAGAGGGTGCTGGTGGAAG AATTCAAGAATCGATTTATGTTGTCCATCACCGTTACATGGCAGTCTACAATGAAGTCGATCACTGAAGTGCCCCCCCCTTCACACAAATTCTCTAAAAGGCTGACCCCCCTGAAATGGCCACGCCACGTCCTTAGATCTCCACAGTCCTCCCCCATGCCTCCCCGTCTGGACTGCCCTCCATCCAGGGATTCCATGGGATTCTACAGAGCAGTAGGACGACCCGCTGTCCCCCAGAAACCACCCTCTCCCAGCTCCTCCCTGCAGGGTCACCTCCAGTCCATGGGGTCCATCCAATCCCCCATGGCGCTACTGCATGAGCTTTGTGAGGCGCTCTGTGTCGGGGAGCCGCACATTGACCTGCGGTTCAGCCATGCGGGGGCCGAGGGCTTCCTGTACTTCTTTTATGATGTGTCCCTGGGCGGGATAACCTCCGCCTTCAAAGGGCTGGTCATGGTCTTACCGGGACACAATCCCAACGCCACGCTGGAGGAGGCCACGCTGGAGGAGGCTCAGCAGACCGCCGCTCTACAGGTTCTGCAGAAGTTCTGA